Proteins encoded in a region of the Methanofollis tationis genome:
- a CDS encoding 4Fe-4S binding protein, translating to MRERLALSKPTKGACGFTGTWREFRPVVDREKCNQCGICQIHCPDGVIDEELNIDLDFCKGCGVCANVCPKKAIAMVREEK from the coding sequence ATGAGAGAGAGGCTTGCCCTGAGCAAACCGACGAAAGGCGCCTGCGGGTTCACCGGGACCTGGCGGGAGTTCCGCCCGGTCGTGGACCGGGAGAAGTGCAACCAGTGCGGGATCTGCCAGATCCACTGCCCGGACGGCGTGATCGACGAGGAGCTCAATATCGATCTCGACTTCTGCAAGGGCTGCGGCGTCTGCGCGAACGTCTGCCCGAAAAAGGCAATTGCAATGGTCAGGGAAGAAAAATAA
- a CDS encoding 2-oxoacid:acceptor oxidoreductase family protein, with amino-acid sequence MYEIRIHSRGGQGGVTAARLLALAAFRDGKYATACPFYGAERRGAPVVSFVRIDDVPIKVYSQIRSPDMVVVLDATVMDTVDVLQGLKPGGTVIINSEKPHEFPGFASYHVDLTGIALAENLAIAGTPIVNTPFLGAAAKIGLVSVESAKQAIREMFSDERNVKVAEAAYEEMVI; translated from the coding sequence ATGTACGAGATCAGGATTCATTCCCGCGGTGGACAGGGCGGCGTGACCGCAGCCCGCCTCCTCGCCCTCGCCGCATTCAGGGACGGCAAATACGCCACTGCGTGCCCCTTCTACGGGGCCGAACGCCGGGGAGCGCCGGTCGTCTCGTTCGTGCGGATCGACGACGTACCCATCAAGGTCTACTCGCAGATCAGGAGCCCGGACATGGTCGTCGTCCTGGACGCCACGGTGATGGACACAGTGGACGTCCTCCAGGGGCTCAAGCCAGGCGGCACTGTGATCATCAACAGCGAAAAGCCGCATGAGTTTCCGGGGTTCGCCTCCTATCACGTCGATCTCACCGGGATCGCCCTCGCGGAGAACCTCGCCATCGCCGGGACGCCGATCGTGAACACGCCCTTCCTCGGGGCGGCAGCAAAGATCGGGCTTGTCTCGGTGGAGTCGGCGAAGCAGGCGATCAGAGAGATGTTCTCGGACGAGCGGAACGTGAAGGTGGCAGAGGCCGCCTACGAGGAGATGGTCATATGA
- a CDS encoding adenylyltransferase/cytidyltransferase family protein, which produces MKRVVATGTFDILHPGHLFYLEESKKLGDELHVIVARDANVRHKPRPVIPEEQRLAMVAALKPVDHARLGDSADIFAPIREIDPDVITLGFNQFFGEDDLRRALEIRGLRAGVVRIGSYEGPLSSSSRIVAEILARRRQP; this is translated from the coding sequence ATGAAGCGGGTCGTCGCCACCGGCACCTTCGACATCCTCCACCCCGGCCACCTCTTCTACCTCGAGGAGTCGAAGAAACTCGGCGACGAACTCCACGTGATCGTGGCGCGGGACGCCAATGTCCGCCATAAACCGCGGCCGGTGATCCCCGAGGAGCAGCGCCTCGCCATGGTGGCGGCCTTAAAACCCGTTGACCACGCCCGTCTCGGCGACAGTGCCGACATCTTTGCGCCGATCCGGGAGATCGACCCGGACGTGATCACCCTGGGCTTCAACCAGTTCTTTGGAGAGGACGACCTGCGGCGTGCCCTGGAGATACGCGGCCTTCGCGCCGGGGTGGTCAGGATTGGCAGTTACGAAGGCCCTCTTTCGAGTTCGTCCAGGATCGTGGCGGAGATCCTCGCCCGGCGCCGTCAGCCCTGA
- a CDS encoding DUF362 domain-containing protein, with translation MEKQVGLVHCRRYDPEEVDRAVERAIGLVGGIGAFVRPGQRVLLKPNMLMGAEPAKAVTTHPAVLGAVARLLSAHGCTVVVADSPGAGTRYTEKNVRRAYEKSGFAALSAIPGVTLSTDTASRTVSYPQGTVMKRFAIIEEALAADAVVVVSRAKTHLFTGYTGATKNLFGIVPGLEKPVFHARFRNPADFAGMLLDLNGCVTPALQIMDAVVGMEGDGPMSGEPRPIGAILAGADPTAVDVATIRLMGMDPASIPTVAAAVERGLIRPDFGDVLVVGDDPAAVTVPDFRRPSTGKGPMRASWINRMVLRFMQRRGTDLRPLPVPDPSRCTGCGRCTLTCPAAAVRIEGGKAEIDHTKCIRCYCCHEMCTFGAIDLRQGPVARVLSALLR, from the coding sequence ATGGAGAAACAGGTGGGTCTCGTCCACTGCCGCCGCTACGACCCTGAAGAGGTCGACCGTGCGGTGGAGCGGGCGATCGGGCTCGTCGGCGGGATCGGCGCATTCGTCCGGCCAGGCCAGCGGGTGCTCCTCAAGCCGAACATGCTGATGGGGGCCGAACCTGCAAAGGCGGTCACCACCCACCCGGCGGTGCTCGGCGCCGTCGCCCGCCTCCTCTCGGCCCACGGCTGCACTGTCGTCGTCGCCGATTCACCGGGCGCCGGGACGCGTTATACGGAGAAAAACGTCCGGCGGGCCTACGAGAAGTCCGGGTTTGCGGCGCTCTCGGCGATCCCGGGGGTCACCCTCTCGACCGACACCGCCTCGCGCACCGTCTCCTACCCACAGGGAACGGTGATGAAACGCTTCGCCATCATCGAGGAGGCGCTTGCGGCCGACGCCGTCGTCGTCGTCTCCAGGGCGAAGACGCACCTCTTCACCGGCTACACCGGGGCGACCAAAAACCTCTTCGGGATCGTGCCCGGGCTTGAAAAGCCGGTCTTCCACGCGAGGTTCAGGAACCCCGCGGACTTCGCCGGGATGCTCCTGGACCTCAACGGCTGCGTCACGCCGGCGCTCCAGATCATGGACGCCGTCGTCGGGATGGAGGGCGACGGCCCGATGTCAGGAGAGCCGCGGCCGATCGGGGCGATCCTCGCCGGCGCCGATCCGACCGCCGTGGACGTGGCGACGATCAGGCTGATGGGCATGGACCCCGCATCCATCCCCACGGTGGCGGCGGCGGTGGAGAGGGGACTGATCAGACCGGACTTCGGCGACGTTCTGGTCGTCGGCGACGACCCGGCGGCGGTGACCGTCCCGGACTTCAGGCGCCCGTCCACCGGGAAGGGGCCGATGAGGGCGTCGTGGATCAACAGGATGGTCCTCAGGTTCATGCAGCGGAGGGGCACAGACCTCCGTCCGCTCCCGGTCCCTGACCCCTCCCGCTGCACCGGGTGCGGGCGGTGCACTCTCACCTGCCCTGCCGCCGCCGTGCGGATCGAGGGGGGAAAGGCGGAGATCGACCATACGAAGTGCATCCGCTGCTACTGCTGCCACGAGATGTGCACCTTCGGGGCGATCGATCTGCGGCAGGGGCCGGTGGCGAGGGTGCTCTCGGCGCTCCTCAGGTAA
- a CDS encoding DUF2769 domain-containing protein, producing the protein MDTFETTLQEMKKMAPEEQKAVMEEKKAMCICPTCPSYTTCAKNGNELMFCATGKSFMCIPYEKECICPTCPVAKDMGLKYSFFCTRGAEKAQRYENTLWGSKMV; encoded by the coding sequence GTGGACACCTTTGAGACGACGCTCCAGGAAATGAAGAAGATGGCCCCGGAAGAGCAGAAGGCGGTCATGGAAGAGAAGAAAGCGATGTGCATCTGCCCGACCTGCCCGTCCTACACGACCTGCGCAAAGAATGGGAACGAACTGATGTTCTGCGCCACCGGGAAGAGTTTCATGTGCATTCCCTACGAGAAGGAGTGCATCTGTCCGACGTGCCCGGTGGCAAAGGACATGGGCCTTAAATATTCGTTCTTCTGCACGAGAGGGGCGGAGAAAGCGCAACGCTACGAGAACACCCTCTGGGGATCGAAGATGGTCTGA
- a CDS encoding small multi-drug export protein, whose amino-acid sequence MIRPPALQETLFHADPTLDRAARLGIPVGLAVLFFLALFLTRPYPEFLLLGGLILAYLLPPAGKESVIPAGLLLGEPWWLIASSTLVMDLCCSLFVALNLDLVLRIPLLGPFVGRFMEGGQAFVKARPWLERLSFVGLIIFVIVPFQGSGGVNATILGRILGMGIPGAVGCVLIGSAISSFGIALGAGTVLALFRQSPALGAGALAAVALAIVVMVQIWRRYLQYMRL is encoded by the coding sequence ATGATCAGACCCCCCGCCCTTCAGGAAACCCTGTTCCATGCCGACCCCACGCTTGACCGGGCGGCCAGGCTCGGTATTCCTGTCGGGCTCGCCGTCCTCTTCTTTCTCGCCCTGTTCCTGACCAGGCCGTACCCCGAGTTCCTCCTGCTCGGCGGCCTGATCCTCGCCTACCTCCTCCCGCCGGCCGGCAAGGAATCGGTGATCCCGGCAGGGCTCCTCCTGGGCGAACCCTGGTGGCTGATCGCATCGAGCACGCTCGTCATGGACCTCTGCTGCTCCCTCTTCGTCGCCCTCAACCTCGACCTTGTCCTCCGCATCCCGCTTCTCGGGCCGTTCGTCGGCCGTTTCATGGAGGGAGGCCAGGCCTTCGTCAAGGCGCGCCCCTGGCTCGAACGCCTCTCCTTCGTCGGCCTCATCATCTTTGTGATCGTCCCCTTCCAGGGATCGGGCGGGGTAAACGCCACCATACTCGGGCGGATCCTGGGCATGGGCATCCCGGGCGCGGTGGGGTGCGTCCTGATCGGCAGCGCCATCAGCAGCTTCGGGATCGCCCTGGGCGCCGGCACCGTCCTCGCCCTCTTCAGGCAGAGCCCGGCCCTGGGCGCCGGTGCGCTGGCGGCGGTGGCGCTGGCAATCGTCGTGATGGTGCAGATCTGGCGGCGGTATCTGCAGTATATGCGTCTTTGA
- the truA gene encoding tRNA pseudouridine(38-40) synthase TruA yields the protein MRLAFRLGYYGENFFGSQVQAEVRTVEGEVIATCRRVGLFDDPRAARFAFAGRTDRGVNAVGQVCAFSTEEPERAVTALGFELPGDIWTTGWAAVHDGFSPRKEARSRTYRYYFSEEFGDVPAMDEAAQEFVGEHDFTRFSRQSERSPIRRVISAGVREEDGFCVFEVTAESFLWNMVRCMAWSLAAVGRGEMRGEEIGILLQRQGERRVPAARPEGLILTDVDYGFPFTPLPPSPKATSALEARWEEFRLKERVNGALLELSRDFQK from the coding sequence ATGAGGCTGGCGTTTCGGCTCGGCTACTACGGGGAGAATTTTTTCGGCTCACAGGTCCAGGCCGAGGTGAGGACCGTCGAAGGCGAGGTGATCGCCACCTGCCGCCGTGTCGGGCTCTTCGACGATCCAAGAGCTGCCCGCTTTGCTTTTGCCGGGCGGACCGACCGAGGGGTCAACGCCGTCGGGCAGGTCTGCGCCTTCTCGACCGAAGAGCCCGAACGGGCGGTGACCGCCCTGGGGTTCGAACTCCCGGGCGATATCTGGACTACCGGGTGGGCGGCGGTCCACGACGGGTTCAGCCCGCGAAAAGAGGCGCGGTCCCGGACCTACCGCTACTATTTTTCCGAAGAGTTCGGGGACGTCCCGGCGATGGACGAGGCCGCACAGGAGTTTGTCGGGGAGCACGACTTCACGCGGTTCTCCAGGCAGAGCGAGCGCAGCCCGATCAGACGGGTGATCTCCGCCGGTGTCCGGGAAGAGGACGGTTTCTGCGTCTTCGAGGTGACCGCGGAGAGTTTTCTCTGGAACATGGTGCGGTGCATGGCCTGGAGCCTTGCGGCGGTCGGGCGGGGTGAGATGAGGGGGGAGGAGATCGGGATCCTCCTCCAGCGTCAGGGAGAGCGGCGGGTGCCGGCCGCACGGCCGGAGGGGCTGATCCTCACGGATGTCGATTACGGCTTCCCCTTCACTCCGCTCCCCCCCTCGCCGAAGGCGACGTCGGCCCTCGAGGCCCGATGGGAGGAATTCAGGCTGAAAGAGCGCGTGAACGGCGCCTTGCTCGAGCTGAGCCGGGATTTCCAGAAATGA
- a CDS encoding Mov34/MPN/PAD-1 family protein: MKIRGISADLLDLLLRLGAENHPYEFAAILREVDGVISEIDLVPGTTSTEESASIFVDMLPLGTHKAGSAHSHPNGVLWPSDADLNFFPRTGRYHLIIGAPYGPDDWACFTANGEPYEIEVIG; the protein is encoded by the coding sequence ATGAAGATCAGGGGCATCTCCGCCGACCTCCTCGACCTCCTCCTCAGGCTCGGGGCAGAAAACCACCCGTACGAGTTTGCGGCGATCCTCAGGGAGGTGGACGGCGTCATCAGCGAGATCGACCTGGTCCCGGGCACGACAAGCACCGAAGAGAGCGCGAGCATCTTTGTCGACATGCTCCCGCTCGGCACCCACAAAGCCGGCAGCGCCCACTCGCACCCGAACGGCGTGCTGTGGCCATCGGACGCCGACCTCAATTTTTTCCCCCGCACCGGGCGCTACCACCTGATCATCGGGGCGCCCTACGGCCCGGATGACTGGGCCTGCTTTACGGCGAACGGCGAGCCCTACGAGATCGAGGTGATCGGATGA
- a CDS encoding thiamine pyrophosphate-dependent enzyme, which translates to MSEIPKEEYLKPCTAACAGCSSSLCLRYVLKAAGPDTVLVIPACCTSVIQGMYPNTAFNVPVYNIAFAAAAACASGMSRAFRSQGKKTNVIAYAGDGGTIDIGIQALSGALERGTDFLYICYDNEAYGNTGMQRSGATPLGALTTTTPVGKTEFKKDIDAIVAAHNPPYMATASSAYPLDLYKKVKKALSIPGPKFIHILAPCPPGWRYDSDRTIEIGKLAVKTGMWVLWEREYGKLTVSGPSKTAMKKPQPIDEYIRAQGRFKAATPAQIAELQQAVEKNIERIRKEEEGIC; encoded by the coding sequence ATTTCTGAAATTCCAAAAGAGGAGTACCTCAAACCGTGCACAGCGGCGTGTGCGGGGTGCAGTTCGTCTCTCTGCCTCCGCTACGTCCTGAAAGCTGCAGGACCCGACACCGTGCTGGTCATACCGGCCTGCTGCACGAGCGTGATCCAGGGGATGTACCCGAACACCGCCTTCAACGTGCCGGTGTACAATATCGCCTTTGCAGCCGCCGCCGCGTGCGCCTCAGGCATGAGCAGGGCGTTCCGGAGCCAGGGGAAGAAGACGAACGTCATCGCCTATGCCGGCGACGGCGGGACGATCGATATCGGCATCCAGGCGCTCTCAGGCGCATTAGAGCGGGGTACCGACTTCCTGTACATCTGCTACGACAACGAGGCCTATGGGAACACCGGCATGCAGCGCTCAGGAGCGACGCCGCTCGGCGCGCTGACCACGACGACGCCGGTCGGGAAGACCGAGTTCAAAAAGGACATCGACGCCATCGTCGCCGCCCACAACCCGCCGTACATGGCGACGGCGTCGAGCGCCTATCCCCTCGACCTGTATAAGAAGGTGAAAAAAGCCCTCTCCATACCGGGCCCGAAGTTCATCCACATCCTGGCGCCCTGCCCGCCGGGCTGGCGCTATGACTCGGACCGGACGATAGAGATCGGGAAACTCGCCGTGAAGACCGGGATGTGGGTGCTCTGGGAGCGCGAGTACGGGAAACTCACGGTCTCCGGCCCGTCGAAGACCGCCATGAAGAAACCGCAGCCCATCGACGAGTACATCAGGGCGCAGGGACGGTTCAAGGCCGCAACCCCGGCACAGATCGCCGAACTCCAGCAGGCGGTCGAGAAGAACATCGAACGGATCAGAAAGGAGGAGGAAGGGATATGCTGA
- a CDS encoding DUF2284 domain-containing protein, with amino-acid sequence MWFDMGEGLKAEIEKLTRCAEGRGAAAAPIRASEVVVADWVRFKCRYGCKGYGKHLSCPPYAPTPDETRKMLSGYETGLLLRFDGDPAHPDLGPGDIPDDFHAFFRDLIVWVNGTVHALEKVAFFDGYYKAFGFGAYPCIFCETCIPEETEGPVDAAAKRFCRHADVMRPSMEAAGMDVFATARSVGWLLSTIPCENMAYGKIVHGKITSVALVLIE; translated from the coding sequence GTGTGGTTTGACATGGGGGAGGGGCTGAAGGCTGAGATCGAGAAACTCACGCGGTGTGCAGAAGGGCGAGGTGCGGCGGCGGCGCCGATCCGTGCGTCAGAGGTAGTGGTCGCCGACTGGGTCAGGTTCAAGTGCCGTTACGGCTGCAAGGGGTATGGTAAACATCTCTCCTGTCCGCCCTATGCCCCGACGCCCGACGAGACGCGAAAGATGCTGTCCGGCTACGAGACCGGGCTCCTCCTTCGCTTCGACGGCGACCCTGCGCACCCTGACCTGGGGCCGGGCGATATCCCTGACGATTTCCACGCCTTTTTCCGCGACCTGATCGTCTGGGTGAACGGCACCGTCCACGCCCTTGAGAAGGTCGCCTTCTTCGACGGCTATTACAAGGCCTTCGGGTTCGGCGCCTACCCCTGCATCTTCTGCGAGACCTGCATCCCCGAGGAGACCGAGGGCCCGGTCGACGCCGCCGCGAAACGCTTCTGCAGGCATGCGGACGTGATGCGCCCGAGCATGGAGGCCGCGGGCATGGACGTCTTTGCGACCGCCCGCAGCGTCGGATGGCTGCTCTCCACGATCCCCTGCGAGAACATGGCCTACGGCAAGATCGTCCACGGGAAGATCACCTCGGTGGCTCTGGTCCTCATCGAGTAG
- a CDS encoding dihydropteroate synthase-like protein: MRILLPTGSLTADIVRKAAAGYDAEVVVAGEIAAFLTPADLKRMISMGDYDMVIVSGMSTASFASVEEETGVPVYRGPRHAADLGMILPLAGKVPLSRTVPADELFAAERREAAFGRLAEVEEKVEPEFVIRGTKIGGGSRIKVLAEIMDAHRHPALRETVEAYFRRGADIVDLGFGFDATPEDVERCFAALDGIDRPLAADTQDPALIGAALCRADLILSLHEGNIPAIGHDVAAAGAAAVIVPGEAGLDANLKAAEKAGIAALIADPLLQPAGSGFVASLGNFSGASRPLFFGAGNVVELLDADSVGANALLAACAHEVGAAVIFTSEHSDKTRGSVAEMRRATEMMAVMGDHPYPKDLGIDLFVLKEKRRRREPGPEGERLDVLPAPEGFIPDPAGNLRIAIEGGWILVGHKGRVFWGRTAADLAAALIENGCVSRLDHAAYLGRELARAETALLLGRSYVQDGRF, encoded by the coding sequence ATGCGTATCCTCCTCCCTACAGGCTCCCTGACCGCCGATATCGTCAGAAAGGCCGCCGCAGGCTATGATGCCGAGGTTGTGGTCGCCGGCGAGATCGCCGCCTTTCTGACCCCGGCCGACCTGAAAAGGATGATCTCGATGGGAGATTACGACATGGTGATCGTCTCCGGGATGTCGACGGCCTCGTTCGCCTCTGTGGAGGAGGAGACCGGGGTGCCCGTCTACCGCGGGCCCAGGCACGCCGCCGACCTCGGGATGATTCTCCCCCTCGCCGGAAAGGTCCCGCTCTCCAGGACGGTCCCGGCCGACGAACTCTTCGCCGCCGAACGGCGCGAGGCCGCGTTCGGGCGCCTTGCCGAAGTCGAGGAGAAGGTGGAGCCAGAGTTCGTGATCAGGGGCACAAAGATCGGCGGCGGGTCCAGGATCAAGGTGCTCGCCGAGATCATGGACGCCCACCGCCACCCGGCCCTGCGGGAGACGGTCGAGGCGTATTTCAGGCGGGGCGCCGACATCGTCGACCTGGGCTTCGGCTTCGACGCCACCCCTGAAGATGTGGAACGGTGTTTTGCGGCGCTCGACGGGATCGACCGGCCCCTTGCGGCCGACACTCAGGACCCGGCCCTGATCGGCGCCGCCCTCTGCCGGGCCGACCTGATTCTCTCCCTCCACGAGGGCAACATCCCCGCCATCGGCCATGACGTGGCGGCGGCCGGCGCCGCGGCGGTGATCGTCCCGGGCGAGGCCGGGCTTGACGCCAACCTGAAGGCGGCCGAGAAGGCCGGGATAGCCGCCCTGATTGCCGATCCGCTCCTCCAACCAGCGGGCTCGGGATTTGTCGCCTCTCTCGGGAACTTCTCAGGCGCTTCCCGCCCCCTCTTCTTCGGGGCCGGAAACGTCGTCGAACTCCTGGACGCCGACTCGGTCGGGGCGAACGCCCTTCTCGCCGCCTGCGCCCATGAGGTCGGGGCGGCGGTGATCTTTACAAGCGAGCACTCTGACAAGACGCGGGGCTCGGTCGCCGAGATGCGGCGGGCAACCGAGATGATGGCCGTGATGGGCGACCACCCGTACCCAAAAGACCTCGGGATCGATCTCTTCGTGCTCAAGGAGAAACGCCGCCGCCGCGAGCCCGGTCCCGAAGGGGAACGCCTGGACGTCCTCCCGGCGCCGGAGGGGTTCATTCCCGACCCGGCAGGAAACCTCAGGATCGCGATCGAAGGCGGCTGGATCCTGGTCGGGCATAAAGGAAGGGTTTTCTGGGGCCGGACGGCGGCCGATCTTGCTGCGGCGCTCATCGAGAACGGATGCGTCTCCCGTCTCGACCACGCCGCCTACCTGGGCCGGGAACTCGCCCGCGCCGAGACCGCTCTCCTCCTCGGGCGAAGTTACGTGCAGGACGGCCGGTTCTGA
- a CDS encoding PHP domain-containing protein, translating into MLRCDLHIHTSFSRDGESSVEDVLRRAEAVGLDAIAITDHDTTDGALHALACRSRVIVIPGTEISTKQGHLLALGVTTAFPKGLDFFEAVRRARSEGAVLILPHPFHMWRHGVGRKLKAGLSMVDAIEVFNSRYITGTANQKAALVARKLGKPGVGGSDAHHARFVGYGYTLVDAEPDAASILRAIRERRTSAGGQMTPISSYTRQSLKSSWKRIQARMPK; encoded by the coding sequence ATGTTGCGGTGCGATCTCCATATCCACACCTCGTTCTCCCGCGACGGGGAGAGCAGTGTCGAGGACGTGCTCAGGAGAGCCGAAGCGGTCGGGCTCGACGCCATCGCGATCACCGACCACGACACCACCGACGGGGCCCTGCACGCCCTCGCCTGCAGGAGCCGGGTGATCGTCATTCCGGGAACGGAGATCTCGACAAAACAGGGGCACCTCCTCGCCCTCGGAGTCACCACGGCCTTCCCGAAAGGGCTGGACTTTTTCGAGGCAGTGCGGCGGGCGCGATCAGAGGGGGCCGTCCTCATCCTCCCCCATCCCTTCCACATGTGGCGGCACGGCGTCGGGCGGAAGCTGAAGGCCGGGCTCTCCATGGTCGATGCGATCGAGGTCTTCAACAGCCGCTACATCACGGGAACAGCGAACCAGAAAGCGGCGCTGGTCGCCCGAAAACTCGGAAAACCCGGCGTCGGCGGGAGCGACGCACACCACGCCCGCTTCGTCGGCTACGGCTACACCCTGGTCGATGCCGAACCGGACGCAGCCTCGATCCTCAGGGCGATCAGGGAACGGCGGACCTCGGCCGGCGGGCAGATGACGCCGATCAGTTCGTACACCAGGCAGTCCCTGAAGAGTTCCTGGAAGAGGATCCAGGCGCGGATGCCGAAATGA
- a CDS encoding cation diffusion facilitator family transporter, with amino-acid sequence MKQRTARLSVLSNTVLVVAKLAVGLAIGSVGIISEAIHSGIDLLAAGIAFISIRKAEEPADDCHRFGHGKFEDFSGFVEAILIFVAAALIVREALGKLLGGEGGLAVESLGIGMAVMGLSAAVNWYVSARLMRVAKETGSIALESDAWHLRTDVYTSLAVLGGLLLIRITGLVYLDAVVALGVAFIIMKAAWDLTRRAFADLTDHALPPEEEERIRQIICEHYSECVDFHALRTRRSGSDRFVDLHLVVAKGSSIEGAFDIVKHLESDIRTEFTGANVTIRVEPCTAECAHCSSICRLNGPEDARREKG; translated from the coding sequence ATAAAACAGCGCACCGCCCGGCTTTCGGTGCTCTCGAACACCGTGCTGGTCGTGGCGAAACTCGCCGTCGGCCTTGCGATAGGCTCGGTCGGGATCATCTCCGAGGCGATCCACTCGGGGATCGACCTCCTCGCCGCCGGTATCGCCTTCATCTCGATACGCAAGGCCGAAGAGCCGGCCGACGACTGCCACCGGTTCGGCCACGGGAAGTTCGAGGACTTCTCCGGCTTTGTCGAGGCGATCCTGATCTTCGTCGCCGCCGCCCTGATCGTCAGGGAAGCGCTCGGAAAACTCCTCGGTGGAGAAGGAGGCCTTGCAGTCGAGTCTCTCGGGATCGGCATGGCGGTGATGGGCCTCTCCGCCGCGGTGAACTGGTACGTCTCCGCGAGGCTGATGCGGGTGGCGAAAGAGACCGGGTCCATCGCTCTCGAAAGCGACGCCTGGCACCTGCGGACCGACGTCTACACCTCCCTCGCCGTGCTCGGCGGGCTCCTGCTGATCAGGATCACCGGGCTCGTCTACCTCGACGCCGTCGTCGCCCTCGGCGTCGCCTTCATCATCATGAAGGCGGCGTGGGACCTGACGCGGCGGGCCTTCGCCGACCTCACCGACCACGCCCTCCCGCCCGAGGAGGAGGAGCGGATCAGGCAGATCATCTGCGAGCATTATTCGGAGTGCGTCGATTTCCACGCCCTTCGGACCCGCCGCTCGGGTTCTGACCGCTTCGTGGACCTTCATCTCGTCGTGGCGAAGGGATCGAGCATTGAAGGGGCCTTCGATATCGTAAAACATCTCGAGTCCGATATCAGGACCGAGTTTACCGGAGCGAACGTGACGATCCGGGTCGAACCCTGCACGGCCGAGTGTGCGCACTGCTCCTCGATCTGCCGTCTGAACGGGCCGGAGGACGCCCGGAGAGAAAAAGGATGA
- the porA gene encoding pyruvate ferredoxin oxidoreductase — protein sequence MLTIATGNKAVAAAVKEAKPAVVAAYPITPQTEIIEQIANYVATKELDTEYIPVESEHSAMAACIGAAAAGVRTFTATSSHGLLYMHEMVHWAAGARLPIVMANVNRSLGPGWNIWAEHTDAFSQRDTGWLQVFVGTVQEAYDATLMAFRIAEDERVVLPVMVNLDGFSLSHIMQSLETVEIGDFIPPHHLTHALDVENPMGYGPMTGPKDYFRFRWDIERSMRDSRAVIEETEAEFAARFGRKYGPTEDYCCEDAEVVVVSMGTLGKEAEVAVDVLRKEGVKAGSMRLRWFRPFPDLDLKGREVVVIDRDYSFGFGGVVAASIRAKTGVECYNVIAGLGGQEVTYDDIAEFVRTRRIGEEQWFGVSE from the coding sequence ATGCTGACGATCGCAACCGGAAACAAGGCCGTCGCCGCGGCGGTAAAGGAGGCGAAGCCTGCGGTCGTCGCCGCCTACCCGATCACGCCGCAGACCGAGATCATCGAGCAGATCGCAAACTACGTCGCCACAAAGGAACTCGATACCGAGTACATCCCGGTGGAGAGCGAGCACTCGGCGATGGCCGCCTGTATCGGGGCGGCGGCTGCGGGGGTGCGGACCTTCACCGCTACGAGTTCCCACGGCCTGCTCTACATGCACGAGATGGTCCACTGGGCGGCCGGCGCCCGCCTCCCTATCGTAATGGCGAACGTGAACCGCTCCCTCGGGCCCGGCTGGAACATCTGGGCCGAGCACACCGACGCCTTCTCGCAGCGGGACACCGGCTGGCTCCAGGTCTTCGTCGGGACGGTGCAGGAGGCCTACGACGCCACCCTGATGGCCTTCCGGATCGCCGAGGACGAGCGGGTGGTGCTGCCGGTGATGGTGAACCTGGACGGGTTCTCGCTCTCGCATATCATGCAGTCCCTCGAGACCGTCGAGATCGGAGACTTCATCCCGCCGCACCACCTCACGCACGCCCTCGACGTCGAGAACCCGATGGGCTACGGCCCGATGACCGGGCCGAAGGACTACTTCCGCTTCCGCTGGGACATCGAGCGCTCGATGCGCGATTCGAGAGCGGTGATCGAGGAGACCGAGGCCGAGTTCGCAGCGCGGTTCGGCCGGAAATACGGCCCGACCGAGGACTACTGCTGCGAGGACGCCGAGGTCGTCGTGGTCTCGATGGGCACCCTGGGCAAGGAGGCCGAGGTGGCGGTCGACGTCCTGAGAAAAGAGGGCGTGAAGGCCGGGTCCATGCGGCTGCGCTGGTTCAGGCCTTTCCCTGACCTCGACCTGAAGGGCAGGGAAGTCGTGGTCATCGACCGCGACTACTCCTTCGGTTTCGGCGGCGTGGTGGCGGCCTCGATCCGGGCGAAGACCGGGGTCGAGTGCTACAACGTGATCGCCGGGCTCGGCGGGCAGGAGGTCACCTACGACGATATTGCGGAGTTCGTGCGGACCCGCCGGATCGGCGAAGAGCAGTGGTTCGGGGTGAGCGAATAA